The following proteins are encoded in a genomic region of Camarhynchus parvulus chromosome 4A, STF_HiC, whole genome shotgun sequence:
- the LOC115914814 gene encoding UDP-N-acetylglucosamine transferase subunit ALG13 homolog isoform X1: MKSVFVTVGTTSFDELIATASSPPALQALQSRGYQKLVLQVGRGSLPQPSSSPAVAVEAFRFKDSLAEDLQGADLVISHAGAGSCLETLEKGKPLIVVINDKLMNNHQLELAKQLHRDGYVLYCNCSTLVKTLQSMDLSALKPFPPGQPEKFASFLDKVFGLQ; the protein is encoded by the exons ATGAAGTCCGTGTTCGTCACCGTGGGCACCACCAGCTTCGACGAGCTGATCGCCACAGCCAGCTCCCCGCCCGCGCTACAG GCGCTGCAGAGCCGCGGGTACCAgaagctggtgctgcaggtgggcCGGGGCTCGCTGCcgcagcccagcagcagcccggCCGTGGCGGTGGAAGCGTTCCGATTCAAGGACTCGCTGGCTGAGGACCTGCAGGGAGCAGACCTGGTCATCAGCCACGCAG GTGCTGGTAGCTGCCTGGAGACTctagagaaaggaaaaccactAATAGTAGTAATAAATGACAAGCTGATGAACAACCATCAGCTTGAGCTGGCCAAACAGCTGCACAGAGATGGCTATGTCCTCTACTGTAACTGCAG CACTCTTGTGAAGACGCTGCAGTCGATGGACTTGTCAGCTTTGaaaccttttcctcctggacaGCCAGAAAAGTTTGCTTCATTCTTGGATAAAGTTTTTGGGTTAcaataa
- the LOC115914814 gene encoding UDP-N-acetylglucosamine transferase subunit ALG13 homolog isoform X2 — MNNHQLELAKQLHRDGYVLYCNCSTLVKTLQSMDLSALKPFPPGQPEKFASFLDKVFGLQ, encoded by the exons ATGAACAACCATCAGCTTGAGCTGGCCAAACAGCTGCACAGAGATGGCTATGTCCTCTACTGTAACTGCAG CACTCTTGTGAAGACGCTGCAGTCGATGGACTTGTCAGCTTTGaaaccttttcctcctggacaGCCAGAAAAGTTTGCTTCATTCTTGGATAAAGTTTTTGGGTTAcaataa
- the LOC115914996 gene encoding LOW QUALITY PROTEIN: putative bifunctional UDP-N-acetylglucosamine transferase and deubiquitinase ALG13 (The sequence of the model RefSeq protein was modified relative to this genomic sequence to represent the inferred CDS: substituted 1 base at 1 genomic stop codon) yields MHKGSKKYFGQKSFSEVAMDEYLGSLGLYRKMTAKDASCLFRAVSEQVRSRPGWGQPGRLRPGAGRGCPQRAPGDPAVSPERGGGGGMAGDGWECVWGSYVEGSFEKYLERLGDPKWLKTEKWAKLRSCVQCRHCVVVTSMAKTHVGVLESSSSEEYLPYLVCEHCSLFQRRDFIVYRYPGKPPTCATDNGFEDKILLCCSGNGHYDSVYTKQFQENAAVCQAVLYEILYKDVFGMDEEELRSAVEVFRSGSKKNRNSAAVGSEDANFGCLHEKVPRNPSEKRLDDWEGNDADNPQETKFKQSIEEQKPPENPPKMPVPYKVLKALDSTIYRNVEFDVWLDSRKELQKTDYMVFAGRQYYLGDKCQVRLEPGEKYYNAHIQEVGQDSNTLTVFVEELAEKHTVPLANLKPVSQVAPVLAWNMAHNRRGAYQKVTGGHFSGIEMDMKTRKRMLKKVRGKEVFMAVAYSRGQPVLPPRLQHSAPSGRFPPIHCSQGAAAMAPYKPYHQQNPPRQHRDSGMPRHKNSLVSNXEARYQLGPQIAFYPSPGKRGCQSYDNLSCSYSRSRRPLPCANKECQYSFVPGAAEEPQGPEETVTFCEIEGDDTAFPALPMSYEQRSHSSHAPIVHGPGAFWVARRGPNSVPSNKQTLSALEEEEEASENGKFHEEYIYVSSDPNCETAAVFSSAEPTANLEEGPVLVSPPDEVASYSYPQKVVSGTLNCISHFIVVALQRGGHSAWTVTLCGDPS; encoded by the exons ATGCACAAAGGCTCCAAGAAGTACTTCGGGCAGAAGTCCTTCAGTGAGGTGGCCATGGACGAGTacctgggcagcctggggctgtaCCGCAAGATGACGGCCAAGGACGCCTCCTGCCTCTTCCGAGCCGTCTCCGAGCAGGTGCGCAGccggccgggctgggggcagccGGGACGCCTCAGgcccggggcgggccgggggtgCCCCCAGAGAGCTCCTGGAGACCCGGCCGTGAGCCCAGAGCGAGGAGGTGGCGGAGGGATGGCTGGGGATGGCTGGGAATGTGTGTGGGGATCG tatgtGGAAGGCTCATTTGAGAAATACCTAGAACGACTAGGAGATCCAAAG TGgctgaagactgaaaaatgggcaaaactgAGGAGCTGTGTGCAGTGCAGACATTGTGTGGTAGTTACAAGCATGGCTAAAACTCATGTAGGTGTTCTTGAAAGCTCCAGCAGTGAGGAATACCTGCCCTACCTGGTGTGTGAACACTGCTCTTTATTTCAGAG GCGAGACTTCATTGTGTACCGGTACCCCGGGAAGCCCCCCACATGTGCTACAGACAATGGCTTTGAAGACAAG attttacTGTGTTGTTCCGGTAACGGCCATTATGACTCTGTGTATACAAAacaatttcaggaaaatgctgCCGTTTGCCAGG CTGTGTTATATGAGATCCTCTACAAAGATGTGTTTGGCATGGATGAGGAAGAATTAAGGTCTGCAGTTGAGGTGTTTCGAAGTGGATCCAAGAAGAACAGAAACAGTGCTGCTGTAGGAAGTGAGGATGCAAACTTTGGTTGTCTCCATGAAAAAGTACCCCGAAATCCATCAGAAAAGAG ACTGGACGACTGGGAAGGCAACGATGCTGACAATCCACAGGAAACCAAGTTCAAACAAAGCATTGAAGAACAAAAG CCTCCAGAAAATCCTCCAAAGATGCCTGTTCCTTATAAAGTGCTAAAGGCCCTGGACTCTACCATCTATCGAAATGTGGAGTTTGATGTTTGGCTGGACAGTAGAAAAG AGCTTCAAAAAACTGACTACATGGTGTTTGCTGGGAGACAGTACTATTTAGGAGATAAGTGTCAG GTGCGTCTGGAACCAGGGGAGAAGTATTACAATGCTCACATCCAGGAAGTTGGACAGGATAGCAACACATTGACTGTATTTGTTGAGGAGCTGGCAGAAAA GCACACAGTTCCTTTGGCAAACTTAAAGCCAGTGTCACAAGTGGCTCCTGTCCTTGCTTGGAATATGGCTCACAACAGAAGAGGAGCTTATCAGAAAGTAACAGGTGGACACTTCTCAGGAATAG AAATGGATATGAAAACACGGAAGAGGATGCTCAAGAAGGTCCGTGGGAAGGAAGTGTTCATGGCTGTGGCTTacagcaggggacagccagTGCTGCCCCCCCGGCTGCAGCACAGTGCTCCCTCAGGGCGCTTCCCTCCCATCCActgctcccagggagctgcagccatggcacCCTACAAACCCTATCACCAGCAGAACCCTCCCAGGCAGCACCGTGACTCCGGCATGCCCAG acataaaaacaGTCTTGTGAGCAACTGAGAGGCAAGATACCAGCTTGGCCCTCAGATAGCATTCtaccccagcccagggaagagAGGCTGTCAGAGTTATGATAATTTATCCTG CTCGTACAGCCGCAGCCGCCGCCCGCTGCCGTGCGCGAACAAGGAGTGCCAGTACAGCTTCGTGCCAGGGGCTGCCGAGGAGCCCCAGGGGCCAGAGGAAACTGTCACTTTCTGTGAAATCGAAGGAGATGacactgcttttcctgctctgcctaTGAGTTATGAACAAAGG AGCCACAGTAGCCATGCTCCCATTGTCCATGGTCCAGGGGCATTTTGGGTAGCAAGGAGAGGTCCAAACTCTGTTCCATCCAACAAGCAGACCCTGAGTGCCttagaggaggaggaagaagcaagTGAAAATG GGAAATTTCATGAGGAATATATCTATGTATCTTCAG ATCCCAACTGTGAAACTGCAGCAGTGTTTAGTTCAGCAGAACCTACAGCAAACTTG GAAGAAGGGCCAGTCTTGGTGTCACCTCCAGATGAAGTGGCTTCCTACAGCTATCCCCAGAAGGTAGTGTCTGGTACTCTGAACTGTATCTCACACTTCATTGtggtggctctgcagagaggtgGCCACTCTGCTTGGACTGTGACACTTTGTGGGGACCCCTCATAg